One stretch of Candidatus Saccharimonadales bacterium DNA includes these proteins:
- a CDS encoding DNA translocase FtsK 4TM domain-containing protein produces MAKRKRSTRAKGKAKATAPQHSLPTGFWAQVGAVFLVAISILFVVAWFGAGGPVLEWLHKAALDTIGYAVYVVPLLFVYVAVEIFRAENNRLSFVMKLATAVLIVWFAGLFGLMKNDTGKTTGGFVGDTANSAMLALVDTAVAAFVYVLLILVTTLFVLRVSPFTVIKKLWQLSRRDLSEEEENVKIMRKAAEAGAKPSTIGELKLNAGVPTLDHAADKKQSHLSSLRGSITQDKAAEDQAALVAVSDPNWQSPSLDLLEKKQSPADAGDVQQNAQTIHDTLAEFSIDVEMEGANIGPKVTQYTLKPPSGVKLTRITALETNIALNLAAQSLRIEAPIPGQRAVGIEVPNLKAADVRLYGILTAKQWNNAREPLSFAIGKDISGDAVIGELNKMPHLLIAGQTGSGKSVMINTLLTSLLYRNSPSEMKLILVDPKQVEMAPYEDIPHLLTPVITEPEKTISALKWAVNEMERRYKLLAEEKFRDIQSYNQKIQSGNQKITVPDEDGNEQQVDNGAMPYIVIVIDELADLMMVAARDVEALIVRLAQKARAVGIHLVLATQRPSVDVITGLIKANIPARIAFTVASQIDSRTILDQAGAEKLLGQGDMLLLTPSMSKPKRIQGAWVMDQEVIKITDHLRMQSAPQYNEEIVSQPVQLNGKGGVVMDFDGGGDDDMYKDAIRVVVDSGKASTSLLQRRLRVGYARAARLIETMEEQGVIGPADGSRPREVLISSLDDVTGGEV; encoded by the coding sequence ATGGCCAAAAGAAAAAGATCAACACGCGCAAAGGGTAAAGCCAAAGCTACCGCACCACAACACAGTCTACCGACTGGGTTTTGGGCACAGGTTGGCGCGGTATTCCTGGTGGCAATCTCAATTCTGTTTGTTGTTGCTTGGTTCGGTGCAGGCGGCCCGGTACTTGAATGGCTACATAAAGCCGCGCTTGATACGATCGGCTACGCCGTATACGTCGTGCCGCTATTATTCGTATATGTAGCAGTCGAGATCTTTAGGGCAGAGAACAACCGTTTGTCATTTGTCATGAAGCTTGCAACGGCAGTATTAATCGTATGGTTCGCTGGATTATTCGGCCTTATGAAAAACGACACGGGTAAAACAACCGGTGGGTTTGTAGGAGATACGGCCAACAGCGCGATGCTGGCCCTTGTTGATACGGCTGTCGCAGCATTCGTATACGTACTACTCATCCTTGTCACGACTTTATTCGTACTACGCGTGTCACCATTTACTGTTATCAAAAAACTATGGCAATTATCACGCCGTGATCTGTCCGAAGAGGAAGAAAACGTCAAAATTATGCGTAAAGCTGCCGAAGCCGGGGCTAAACCTTCGACTATTGGTGAACTAAAACTAAATGCCGGCGTACCGACACTCGATCACGCCGCCGACAAAAAACAATCGCACTTGTCTAGCCTGAGAGGCAGTATAACCCAGGACAAAGCAGCCGAAGACCAAGCGGCACTTGTTGCGGTGAGTGACCCTAACTGGCAATCACCGAGCCTTGATCTGCTCGAAAAAAAGCAATCACCAGCTGATGCGGGTGACGTGCAGCAAAACGCCCAGACCATTCACGATACGTTGGCTGAATTTAGTATTGATGTCGAAATGGAAGGTGCTAACATTGGGCCAAAAGTAACGCAGTACACGCTTAAACCACCAAGTGGGGTGAAATTAACGCGCATTACGGCGCTTGAAACAAACATTGCCCTTAACTTGGCCGCGCAAAGCCTTCGTATTGAGGCGCCGATTCCTGGTCAGCGTGCAGTCGGTATTGAGGTACCAAACCTGAAAGCAGCTGACGTACGTCTGTACGGTATCCTAACCGCTAAACAGTGGAATAACGCCCGCGAGCCGCTCAGCTTTGCCATAGGTAAGGATATTTCAGGTGATGCCGTGATCGGTGAGCTAAATAAAATGCCACACCTTTTAATCGCTGGTCAGACGGGTAGTGGTAAATCCGTTATGATTAACACGCTATTAACCAGTTTGCTTTACCGCAACAGTCCAAGCGAAATGAAACTGATTTTGGTTGACCCAAAGCAAGTTGAAATGGCACCGTACGAGGATATTCCACATCTTTTAACCCCCGTTATTACCGAACCTGAAAAAACGATCAGCGCACTTAAATGGGCGGTAAATGAGATGGAGCGCCGCTACAAGTTACTCGCCGAAGAGAAATTCCGGGACATTCAAAGCTATAACCAGAAAATTCAGTCAGGCAACCAGAAAATCACAGTGCCCGATGAGGACGGCAATGAGCAGCAAGTTGATAACGGGGCAATGCCATACATCGTGATCGTCATTGACGAGCTTGCCGACCTGATGATGGTTGCCGCCCGCGACGTCGAAGCATTGATCGTGCGTTTGGCGCAAAAAGCCCGTGCTGTTGGTATTCACTTGGTGCTTGCCACGCAGCGTCCGTCGGTTGACGTTATTACCGGTCTGATCAAGGCCAACATTCCTGCGCGTATTGCTTTTACGGTAGCCAGCCAAATCGATAGCCGTACTATTTTGGACCAAGCCGGTGCCGAAAAATTACTTGGCCAGGGTGACATGCTGTTACTGACACCAAGTATGAGCAAGCCAAAACGTATCCAGGGCGCGTGGGTTATGGACCAGGAAGTCATCAAGATTACTGATCATTTGCGTATGCAGTCTGCGCCTCAATATAACGAAGAGATTGTTTCACAACCCGTCCAACTAAATGGCAAGGGCGGGGTTGTCATGGACTTTGACGGTGGCGGTGACGACGATATGTATAAAGATGCCATTCGTGTTGTGGTAGATAGTGGCAAGGCTAGTACTAGCCTGTTACAGCGACGCCTCCGCGTTGGCTACGCTCGTGCAGCACGCTTGATCGAGACTATGGAAGAACAAGGTGTGATTGGCCCAGCAGATGGTTCTAGGCCACGTGAAGTGCTGATTAGCAGCCTTGACGATGTTACCGGTGGTGAAGTCTAG
- the rpsF gene encoding 30S ribosomal protein S6, with the protein MKEYELTVLIHPDLEADIETPLKKVRDIIKNAGGEITTEDNWGKKKLAYKINKEDFAVYVYMDVKLPADAPLKISNTFNITDEVIRYLLVTVDEKGRKALEEAKNRTSRDDHKEEE; encoded by the coding sequence ATGAAAGAATACGAACTTACCGTTCTTATTCACCCTGATCTCGAGGCAGACATCGAGACGCCACTCAAAAAAGTGCGCGATATCATTAAAAACGCTGGTGGTGAAATCACTACCGAAGACAACTGGGGCAAGAAAAAACTTGCGTACAAAATCAACAAAGAAGATTTTGCCGTGTATGTCTACATGGATGTTAAGCTTCCAGCAGACGCACCACTAAAGATTAGCAACACATTCAACATTACCGATGAAGTTATCCGCTACCTATTGGTAACAGTTGACGAAAAGGGACGAAAAGCCCTTGAAGAAGCAAAAAACCGAACGTCTCGCGACGATCACAAAGAAGAGGAGTAG
- a CDS encoding single-stranded DNA-binding protein, protein MAKSINQVILMGRLTRDPEVRTTSTGKTITSFSLAVDRGGQDDQADFFDITAWEKLGELVSQYLSKGRRCLVQGRLRQDSWDDKETGKKRSKVEVVATDVTFLDGPSGDNAGPSNNSNSSNSNSTKKSDDVVIEDIDDKPIDLSEIPF, encoded by the coding sequence ATGGCCAAAAGCATCAACCAAGTGATTTTAATGGGACGTTTAACACGTGACCCTGAAGTCCGAACGACAAGCACAGGTAAAACGATTACAAGCTTTAGTCTTGCGGTTGATCGCGGCGGCCAAGACGACCAAGCAGACTTTTTTGACATTACCGCGTGGGAAAAGCTAGGGGAACTTGTTAGCCAGTATCTTTCAAAGGGACGCCGCTGCCTCGTGCAGGGACGACTTCGCCAAGATAGCTGGGACGACAAAGAAACCGGCAAGAAACGCAGTAAAGTCGAAGTAGTGGCGACAGACGTTACTTTCCTTGACGGTCCTAGCGGCGACAACGCTGGCCCATCAAACAATTCAAATTCATCGAATTCTAATAGTACTAAAAAATCTGACGACGTGGTAATCGAAGATATCGACGACAAGCCAATCGACCTCAGTGAAATTCCATTCTAA
- the rpsR gene encoding 30S ribosomal protein S18 encodes MINKRFKKDAPAYFDYKDVKTLQRFINMYGQIEPIAKTGLSAKQQRQLSTAIKRARHLALLPFVVSN; translated from the coding sequence ATGATTAACAAACGATTCAAAAAAGACGCACCAGCGTATTTTGACTACAAAGACGTAAAGACCTTACAGCGTTTCATTAACATGTATGGTCAAATCGAACCTATTGCAAAGACTGGCCTAAGCGCTAAACAGCAACGACAGCTATCAACAGCTATCAAGCGTGCACGTCACCTTGCACTACTTCCATTCGTCGTATCTAACTAA
- the efp gene encoding elongation factor P, producing the protein MYQPTDLKKGVVCQIDGKPYRVIEYGQKVMGRGGSIVNVKLKNLIDGSVIPKTFKGQDKIERAEVNNKTVQYLYNDATDFFFMDPETFEQFQLSTDIVDSAAGYLKEGDTLNLQFFEDRVINVELPKNVYLEVTYSEDVVKGDTTSSVLKDATLETGITAKVPSFIKTGDIISVDTTTGEYRERKK; encoded by the coding sequence ATGTACCAACCAACTGATCTAAAAAAAGGCGTTGTGTGTCAGATTGACGGCAAGCCCTACCGCGTTATTGAATACGGCCAAAAAGTCATGGGTCGCGGCGGCAGTATTGTGAATGTTAAGTTAAAGAACTTGATTGATGGCAGTGTTATTCCTAAAACTTTCAAGGGACAGGATAAAATCGAACGCGCCGAAGTGAACAACAAGACTGTCCAGTATCTGTATAACGACGCCACTGATTTCTTTTTCATGGATCCTGAAACGTTCGAACAGTTTCAGCTATCAACTGATATCGTAGACAGTGCAGCGGGCTACCTAAAAGAAGGCGACACGCTCAACCTACAATTCTTTGAAGACCGCGTGATTAACGTTGAACTACCAAAGAACGTTTACCTAGAAGTGACGTATTCTGAGGACGTCGTAAAGGGCGACACCACAAGCAGCGTACTAAAAGATGCGACACTTGAAACAGGGATTACTGCTAAAGTTCCTTCGTTTATCAAGACAGGCGATATCATATCTGTCGATACGACCACTGGCGAATACCGCGAACGCAAGAAGTAG
- a CDS encoding serine hydrolase produces MAKAQKTKIQILKTHVSTNYSLYMPAKKRHRIFIWVAFFIFAVIIAGQLAYPADRGLPLAGIPGKSLRLATHEQMAKAITDQFQATKLKLTIGQDKSLEYSLKSAGAEPDTEEMITTLSDYPFWQRLIPGTILKPSVRVTEAAVYYSTDQLKKFAEARASEFTFVPQNAQLAIKDGQLKMTEAMAGSSIKSSELLNTISLATILLGQTTTIELSAKRTPAKLTSKDLGKVRTQAEAALAHKVVIKADAQEFSPSKTELASWVILNANDKGEVTLSIDKEKIKAYINELNKKVGTPAGQTNISIVDGRETGRTVGSMGRAINTDAVADQLASAMLVPPPAVSVAAPFMELQPSVIFNSKYTTTQAGLQAYVTDTAIAKNMYISIQQLDGAGWSAGARNTVSIPSGSTYKLFVALVLFDRIDKGEIHWDDPMLDTTVAGCFERMTVASTNPCAEKWIAEFGRQYINDFVHARGFSEGTSFTTGSANQTTANDLTKYMTGLNDGTLVGGSNRDRLLDSLGRHPYRYGIPTGSAGHVHDKVGFLWDYVHDTAIVNHPKGNYIMTIMTKGQSYAAIAAVTREVERIMYP; encoded by the coding sequence ATGGCCAAGGCCCAAAAAACAAAAATCCAGATACTTAAAACACACGTTTCCACGAATTATTCGTTGTACATGCCAGCTAAAAAACGCCACCGGATTTTTATTTGGGTGGCGTTTTTTATTTTTGCGGTCATTATCGCAGGGCAATTAGCGTATCCAGCTGACCGAGGATTACCGCTGGCAGGTATTCCTGGCAAATCATTACGTCTGGCGACGCATGAGCAAATGGCAAAGGCGATCACCGATCAATTTCAAGCCACTAAGCTGAAATTGACCATTGGACAGGACAAATCGTTGGAATACTCACTCAAATCCGCCGGTGCCGAACCCGATACCGAAGAAATGATCACGACACTTAGCGACTACCCATTTTGGCAAAGGCTAATACCAGGTACGATTTTAAAACCGTCCGTACGCGTAACCGAAGCCGCGGTTTATTACAGCACTGATCAATTGAAAAAATTCGCCGAAGCAAGAGCAAGCGAGTTTACGTTTGTTCCGCAAAACGCCCAGCTAGCTATAAAAGACGGACAGTTGAAAATGACCGAAGCGATGGCGGGTAGTAGTATAAAAAGTAGTGAGCTACTAAACACAATCAGTCTTGCGACGATCTTACTTGGCCAAACGACGACCATAGAACTATCCGCTAAACGTACGCCTGCGAAGCTTACGTCAAAAGATCTTGGTAAAGTACGTACTCAGGCCGAGGCAGCTCTTGCGCACAAAGTCGTTATAAAAGCCGACGCCCAGGAATTTTCACCTTCAAAAACCGAGCTTGCATCGTGGGTGATTCTAAATGCAAATGACAAAGGTGAAGTGACACTGTCTATTGATAAGGAAAAAATCAAAGCTTATATAAACGAACTGAATAAAAAAGTCGGTACGCCCGCCGGACAGACAAATATTTCGATTGTTGACGGCAGGGAAACAGGACGAACCGTAGGGTCTATGGGGAGAGCCATAAATACGGATGCCGTGGCAGACCAACTAGCCAGTGCTATGTTAGTGCCACCGCCGGCTGTATCCGTAGCGGCGCCTTTTATGGAACTACAGCCGAGCGTCATATTTAACAGCAAATATACAACGACGCAGGCTGGATTACAGGCGTATGTAACCGATACGGCTATCGCAAAAAATATGTATATTTCCATCCAGCAATTAGACGGTGCTGGCTGGTCTGCAGGGGCTAGAAATACCGTCAGTATTCCAAGCGGCAGTACGTATAAATTGTTCGTTGCGCTAGTACTTTTTGACCGGATCGATAAAGGCGAGATCCACTGGGATGATCCGATGCTTGATACGACAGTAGCGGGTTGCTTTGAGCGTATGACCGTAGCATCAACGAATCCATGTGCTGAAAAATGGATCGCCGAGTTCGGCCGACAATATATTAATGATTTTGTTCATGCTCGCGGATTTAGCGAAGGTACGTCATTTACGACCGGATCCGCGAATCAAACAACGGCGAATGACCTGACGAAGTATATGACGGGCTTGAATGATGGTACACTGGTCGGAGGTAGTAATCGTGACCGTTTGCTCGATTCGCTTGGGAGACATCCGTATCGGTATGGTATTCCAACGGGAAGTGCTGGGCACGTTCACGACAAAGTAGGCTTTTTATGGGACTACGTTCATGACACGGCAATCGTGAATCATCCAAAAGGCAATTATATTATGACTATTATGACCAAAGGCCAATCATACGCGGCAATTGCAGCCGTTACGCGCGAAGTAGAAAGAATTATGTACCCATGA
- a CDS encoding TlyA family RNA methyltransferase: MTKQRLDIEITSRGLTSTRSQAESWIKLGKVVVDGKVIKKPGHFVNDQAKIELNADQQYVSRAGLKLASVSEALHLDFKDKIVLDVGSSTGGFTDYAIRSGAKKVYAVDVGTDQLHPSLHNNPLIELHEKTDIRDFYLPDDKPDIIVIDVSFISLRDILPHLAKNLSNKHTQIAAMVKPQFEAQRAQLGSSGVIKNDTIRRQILKDFEAWTKQYFTIVDKRDSDVHGARGNQERFYRLSILKAK, from the coding sequence ATGACCAAACAACGACTTGATATTGAAATAACCAGCCGGGGATTAACCAGCACCCGTTCACAGGCGGAAAGCTGGATTAAACTCGGCAAGGTTGTTGTAGACGGCAAGGTTATTAAAAAGCCTGGCCACTTCGTGAATGACCAAGCGAAGATTGAGCTTAATGCTGACCAGCAATATGTTAGTCGTGCAGGATTAAAACTTGCGAGTGTAAGTGAGGCACTTCATTTAGATTTTAAAGATAAGATTGTTCTTGACGTAGGTAGTAGCACCGGTGGATTTACCGATTACGCGATCAGAAGTGGGGCAAAAAAGGTATATGCGGTTGACGTAGGGACGGACCAGCTTCACCCCAGCCTACATAACAATCCGCTGATTGAACTCCATGAAAAAACGGATATCCGTGATTTTTATTTACCTGATGACAAGCCAGACATTATCGTGATTGACGTATCGTTCATTAGCCTTCGCGATATTTTGCCGCATCTAGCAAAAAATCTTAGTAATAAACATACGCAAATCGCTGCCATGGTAAAACCTCAATTCGAAGCTCAGCGGGCACAATTGGGTAGTAGCGGTGTCATAAAGAATGACACGATTCGTCGACAAATCCTTAAAGATTTTGAAGCGTGGACAAAACAATATTTTACGATTGTTGATAAACGCGACAGTGATGTCCATGGTGCGAGGGGCAATCAAGAGCGTTTCTATCGTCTTAGTATCCTTAAGGCAAAATGA
- the ychF gene encoding redox-regulated ATPase YchF, which translates to MSLEIGIVGLPNVGKSTLFNALTNNNILAANYPFATIEPNTGIVPVPDDRLQKLADLYGSKKILPATVTFVDIAGLVAGASKGEGLGNKFLANIRGCDAIVHIVRAFENDDIVHVAERVHPADDISIINTELILADLQTIESRLPKLTKEAKTNPKIAAQRDYLTSLKTQLEAGTPLSEIDSLNYEYIADLHLLTAKPVIYAFNVNEETLTDDTKKAELSALAAPSRAIFVCAKLEDELKGLDPADANELLESYGVAETGLIQLIHAAYDILGLQSYLTAGPQEVRAWTIRKGFTAPQAAGVIHTDFERGFIAAQVVDYDDLIAAGSEVAAKSAGKMRTEGKEYIMQPGDIVEFRFNV; encoded by the coding sequence ATGAGTCTAGAAATCGGTATCGTCGGACTGCCAAACGTCGGCAAGTCCACCCTATTCAACGCACTGACAAATAATAATATCCTAGCGGCTAACTATCCTTTTGCTACCATCGAACCAAATACGGGTATCGTTCCCGTTCCCGATGACAGACTGCAAAAATTAGCTGATTTGTATGGATCAAAAAAGATCCTGCCAGCGACCGTCACATTCGTAGACATTGCAGGCCTTGTCGCCGGCGCTAGTAAAGGCGAAGGTCTCGGAAATAAATTCCTGGCTAATATTCGTGGCTGTGATGCAATCGTCCATATCGTTCGCGCATTCGAGAACGATGATATTGTTCATGTCGCCGAACGCGTTCATCCCGCTGACGACATCTCTATTATTAATACCGAACTGATCCTCGCTGACCTGCAAACCATCGAAAGCCGTTTGCCAAAACTCACTAAAGAAGCGAAGACAAACCCTAAAATCGCTGCTCAGCGCGATTATCTTACCTCGCTTAAAACACAACTCGAGGCTGGCACGCCCCTATCGGAAATTGATTCACTTAACTATGAGTACATCGCTGATCTGCATCTTTTGACGGCAAAGCCAGTCATTTATGCTTTTAACGTTAACGAAGAAACGCTTACGGATGATACTAAAAAAGCCGAACTCTCCGCTTTGGCAGCACCCAGTCGAGCCATTTTCGTTTGTGCCAAATTAGAAGATGAATTAAAAGGCCTTGACCCAGCTGACGCTAACGAACTACTCGAAAGTTATGGCGTTGCCGAGACCGGACTTATCCAACTAATTCATGCTGCTTACGACATACTAGGACTACAGAGTTATCTGACTGCCGGCCCGCAGGAAGTACGCGCTTGGACGATTAGAAAAGGCTTTACCGCCCCGCAAGCTGCCGGTGTTATTCACACCGATTTCGAACGTGGTTTTATTGCCGCGCAAGTTGTTGATTATGACGATCTCATCGCCGCTGGGTCTGAAGTTGCTGCCAAAAGCGCTGGTAAAATGCGCACCGAAGGCAAAGAATATATTATGCAGCCTGGTGATATTGTTGAGTTCAGGTTTAACGTTTAG
- a CDS encoding lyase family protein: MSKEILGQYQKPPESYDPLATHPNPEQLILDSLNQGTALAGREKPFTWELDDITSEGALHRYRAEVEIEALINLAEYGPVDIEMNSTDKLVLRSLYGKDHFDPSVVIRLDHLGYKGKPPLEHDVKAVEVYLAEQLDAYGLRHLKEWVHFGMTSEDTNNLAFNLMLRDATNKVIVPSVERVADRLAHLATIYADTPTLGITHAQKASPTTVGKQFGYLLSNMTQVMEELKDMQLTGKFSGAVGNHNPMTVLFPEFDYDDYSKDFVESQGFKYAPIENQRNDHLAVTDLLATVSRLAVVGKDATDNIWLQILGNKLTQKLVAGEKGSSTMSHKINPWRLENAEALFEQAIALTSRSTEGLASSRHERDLSDHGWQRAYGDMIGRVVAGYNYFAVQLDRLAVDEAGSREILNQSAEVLSELLQTAGRVSGDPEAYDKVVSLTQGKKMDIDSFKAVVKEALPDGELRDRVMAITPDQYTGVAGEKARGAVLGWHAAKLVLRRGVLDESTSVDAVLFDLDGTLHFGDKEELFARLSVIATDMRSGFSDDEIREFGNRSDYTEMRALMVAEHNRRFPENQITQDEFQEANDAVSGTLDSMFYTADGAVSTLQTLRESGKATGLVTTRGNKSRDRLLTHHGFDGLFDVVVGRGDAERRKPHPQPIAIALGKLSIGNPERALYVGDLQIDDVGAGRALGMKTALINDQPLDLHGPIPTYHWQNLEPLARRYGR, translated from the coding sequence GTGTCAAAAGAAATTTTAGGGCAATATCAGAAACCGCCAGAATCTTATGATCCACTTGCGACGCACCCCAACCCTGAGCAACTTATTTTAGATAGTTTGAACCAGGGTACCGCGCTTGCGGGTAGAGAAAAGCCGTTCACTTGGGAGCTTGATGATATTACTTCCGAGGGTGCGTTGCATAGATACCGAGCAGAAGTTGAAATTGAAGCCTTAATTAATCTAGCGGAGTATGGTCCAGTTGATATTGAAATGAACAGTACAGACAAACTTGTTCTTCGTAGTTTGTATGGTAAAGACCACTTCGACCCAAGTGTAGTTATTCGGCTTGACCATTTAGGATACAAAGGCAAGCCACCTCTAGAACACGATGTAAAAGCAGTTGAAGTATACTTAGCAGAACAGCTAGACGCTTATGGTCTTAGACATCTTAAAGAATGGGTTCACTTTGGTATGACATCAGAAGATACTAATAATTTAGCATTTAACCTTATGCTGCGTGATGCAACGAATAAAGTTATTGTTCCGTCTGTAGAGCGGGTTGCTGACCGTTTGGCCCACCTTGCTACTATTTACGCCGATACTCCTACGCTTGGTATCACTCATGCTCAGAAGGCTTCACCAACTACCGTAGGTAAGCAGTTTGGCTACTTGCTTTCAAACATGACACAAGTGATGGAAGAGCTAAAAGACATGCAACTAACAGGTAAGTTTAGCGGTGCGGTTGGTAATCATAACCCTATGACAGTATTGTTCCCAGAATTTGATTATGATGACTATTCAAAGGACTTTGTTGAGAGCCAAGGGTTTAAATACGCACCTATTGAGAACCAACGAAACGACCATCTAGCGGTCACTGACTTACTTGCGACAGTTTCACGATTGGCGGTTGTGGGTAAAGACGCAACTGATAATATCTGGCTTCAAATTCTTGGTAATAAACTAACTCAAAAACTTGTTGCTGGTGAGAAGGGTTCATCTACAATGTCCCACAAAATAAACCCTTGGCGACTTGAGAATGCAGAAGCTCTATTTGAACAAGCTATCGCATTAACAAGTCGTTCTACGGAAGGTTTAGCTTCAAGTCGTCACGAACGTGATTTGTCAGACCATGGATGGCAACGAGCATATGGCGATATGATTGGTCGTGTTGTTGCAGGATATAATTACTTTGCCGTCCAGCTAGACCGATTGGCTGTAGACGAAGCAGGTAGCCGAGAAATACTCAATCAGTCGGCGGAAGTACTTAGCGAATTATTACAGACAGCAGGTCGTGTATCTGGCGACCCAGAAGCTTACGATAAGGTAGTGAGCCTTACTCAAGGCAAAAAGATGGATATTGATAGCTTTAAAGCGGTGGTGAAAGAAGCTTTACCTGACGGCGAATTAAGAGACCGTGTTATGGCAATCACTCCTGACCAATATACAGGTGTAGCAGGTGAGAAGGCTCGTGGAGCTGTACTGGGCTGGCACGCTGCTAAGCTCGTGTTACGAAGAGGTGTGTTAGATGAATCAACAAGTGTGGATGCAGTCCTCTTTGACCTAGATGGTACGCTTCATTTTGGCGATAAAGAAGAACTTTTTGCAAGATTGTCCGTAATTGCGACTGATATGCGTTCTGGATTTAGTGATGATGAAATTCGTGAATTCGGTAATCGTAGCGATTACACGGAAATGCGAGCTTTAATGGTTGCCGAGCATAACAGACGTTTTCCAGAGAACCAAATTACCCAGGACGAATTCCAAGAGGCAAACGATGCCGTTTCCGGTACGCTTGACTCGATGTTCTATACAGCCGATGGAGCTGTTAGTACTCTACAGACACTTAGGGAGAGTGGTAAGGCTACGGGGCTAGTAACAACTAGAGGTAATAAATCTAGGGACAGGCTTCTAACCCACCACGGTTTTGATGGCTTATTCGATGTCGTAGTTGGTCGTGGTGACGCAGAACGTCGCAAGCCACACCCTCAACCTATTGCAATTGCACTTGGAAAACTAAGTATTGGAAATCCAGAACGGGCTTTATATGTCGGTGATTTACAGATTGACGATGTTGGTGCAGGTAGGGCGTTAGGTATGAAGACCGCTTTAATTAATGACCAGCCCTTAGACCTTCACGGTCCAATCCCAACTTATCACTGGCAGAACCTTGAACCCCTAGCGAGGCGATATGGCCGTTGA
- a CDS encoding ATP-binding protein, with protein MAVDMLKIPISGGPHTGKSTLAEALRSEFADAYFVPEPAETVITRELAKQALNPDYIPVAPWIDYSIFGPVVADESIVLEADIPADAHLVFQDRSLIDTVAYCRLNGLESFVPEVQRRIKLANYTFALFCEPVGTYTTTDIRHETADEAKRTHDFLARAYDESGIQVVHLPAVTISERIELIHFALS; from the coding sequence ATGGCCGTTGACATGCTAAAGATTCCTATATCGGGTGGTCCGCATACAGGCAAATCTACCCTGGCTGAAGCATTACGTAGTGAATTTGCAGATGCATACTTTGTGCCTGAACCTGCGGAAACGGTTATTACTCGTGAGTTGGCAAAACAAGCTCTAAACCCAGATTATATTCCTGTTGCACCGTGGATAGATTATTCTATTTTTGGCCCTGTAGTAGCCGATGAGTCAATAGTTTTGGAAGCCGATATTCCAGCCGACGCCCATTTAGTTTTTCAGGACAGAAGTTTGATAGATACGGTTGCGTATTGTCGCCTCAATGGCCTAGAAAGTTTTGTACCAGAAGTGCAAAGACGGATAAAACTCGCCAATTATACATTTGCTTTGTTTTGTGAACCAGTCGGAACTTATACAACGACGGATATACGGCATGAAACTGCCGATGAAGCAAAACGAACACACGACTTTCTAGCACGGGCTTACGATGAATCGGGTATTCAAGTCGTTCACTTACCAGCAGTAACTATCTCTGAACGCATAGAGCTAATACACTTCGCTCTAAGCTAA
- a CDS encoding DUF1801 domain-containing protein: MNEEVTQYIQKSQPWQQDVCQSLRKMIMQVIPDAEERLQYGKPHYLKNGHYAAVIHVGKDTVAFMVFNASNVAEIKGLLRSMGNGERKTVDITEGQSVNYVQLANILRQASSTL, from the coding sequence GTGAACGAAGAAGTTACTCAATATATACAAAAGAGTCAACCGTGGCAGCAAGATGTTTGCCAATCGCTTCGCAAAATGATAATGCAAGTTATACCAGATGCCGAAGAGCGATTACAGTACGGCAAGCCGCATTATCTGAAAAACGGTCATTATGCCGCGGTCATTCATGTCGGTAAAGACACGGTGGCATTCATGGTGTTTAATGCATCTAACGTTGCTGAAATAAAAGGCTTGCTACGATCCATGGGCAACGGTGAGCGCAAAACGGTTGATATTACCGAAGGCCAAAGCGTTAACTACGTACAGCTTGCCAACATACTACGGCAAGCAAGCAGCACCCTGTAA